One Cervus canadensis isolate Bull #8, Minnesota chromosome 31, ASM1932006v1, whole genome shotgun sequence genomic region harbors:
- the LOC122432217 gene encoding beta-defensin 33-like: protein MDRGSRVSLSEWTGRSPPEKGGGANCKIACPDSGVPQDTGSAWNSENSFPIMKLLYLLFLLLVCLMQTTAGKEKKNNLECEKMGGACKYQNTHGCVILPGECKSRKKHCCRV from the exons ATGGACAGGGGCTCTCGGGTGTCTCTGTCTGAGTGGACGGGCCGCAGTCCACCTGAGAAGGGCGGAGGAGCCAACTGTAAG ATCGCCTGCCCGGATTCAGGTGTGCCACAAGACACTGGTTCTGCTTGGAATTCCGAAAACTCCTTCCCCATCATGAAGCTACTCTACCTTCTCTTCCTCTTACTTGTGTGTCTTATGCAGACAACAGCGG ggaaagaaaaaaagaacaacctTGAATGTGAGAAAATGGGTGGTGCCTGCAAGTATCAAAACACCCACGGGTGCGtcatcctgcctggagaatgcaaGAGTCGGAAGAAACACTGCTGCCGAGTCTAG